In Cumulibacter soli, the following proteins share a genomic window:
- a CDS encoding ABC transporter ATP-binding protein, whose product MTSTQQPLAIDLVDVTKSFQIGTQPVHAVRGVNLQIRPGEIVAFLGPNGAGKTTTLDMVLGLTTPTSGTARVLGLAPRAAIDAGRVSAVLQTGGLLSDITVRESVQMIASTYRDHTGVEQVIQRAGLRDIASRRVSKCSGGEQQRLRFALALLPDPDLLILDEPTAGMDVNARHDFWDTMRQDADAGRTVVFATHYLEEADDFADRIVLIASGRIVADGSTDEIRARAGGRTVSATFNETDIALIHQQLTASADVSDVAWRGPRAIIQTADSDELARKILGPMGGRDLEIVTANLDNAFKALTADVTSEQVSA is encoded by the coding sequence ATGACCTCAACGCAACAACCGTTAGCGATCGACCTCGTCGACGTGACAAAGTCATTCCAGATCGGCACCCAGCCCGTGCACGCCGTACGCGGTGTCAACCTGCAGATTCGCCCCGGCGAAATCGTGGCATTCCTCGGCCCGAACGGCGCCGGGAAAACCACCACGCTCGATATGGTGCTCGGACTGACTACGCCCACATCGGGGACTGCGCGTGTCCTGGGACTTGCGCCACGCGCCGCGATCGACGCCGGTCGAGTTTCTGCCGTACTGCAAACCGGCGGCCTACTGTCGGACATCACCGTGCGCGAGAGCGTGCAGATGATCGCCTCCACCTACCGCGATCACACGGGCGTCGAACAGGTGATCCAGCGCGCCGGACTGCGCGACATCGCGAGTCGTCGCGTGTCGAAATGCTCCGGAGGCGAGCAGCAGCGACTGCGTTTCGCGTTGGCGCTACTGCCGGACCCGGACTTGTTGATCCTGGACGAACCGACCGCGGGGATGGACGTGAACGCGCGGCACGACTTCTGGGACACGATGCGCCAGGACGCCGATGCGGGTCGAACCGTCGTCTTCGCGACGCACTACCTGGAGGAAGCCGATGACTTCGCTGACCGCATTGTGCTGATCGCCTCCGGGCGCATCGTCGCCGATGGATCGACCGATGAGATCCGCGCTCGCGCCGGCGGACGTACCGTCTCGGCGACATTCAACGAGACAGACATCGCGCTGATCCATCAGCAGTTGACCGCGAGCGCAGACGTATCGGACGTTGCTTGGCGCGGCCCACGGGCGATTATCCAGACCGCTGACAGCGACGAACTAGCGCGCAAAATCCTTGGGCCGATGGGCGGACGAGATCTGGAGATCGTCACCGCCAACCTCGACAACGCCTTCAAGGCACTGACCGCGGACGTCACCAGTGAGCAGGTATCAGCATGA
- a CDS encoding ABC transporter permease, with the protein MNTTFVGIELKRILRNGAGLFFIAGLPAVMYVVFGAAQSYKDETVGSGNVAMYIMISMAAYGAVTATTNIGGTAAVERMLGWGRQLGLTPLRDSGYIAMKAITAIAIAIIPVALIYVIGGLTGAKGDASSWVVSAILVIVASAIFALFGLAIGAGFRSETAVSAAGGTIVVLAFLGNVFIPLSGVMLDIGRFTPLYGVVALARYPLTEGRLTTDEADSLGLILANVGVWTVIFAIAAVLLVRKGRQRQ; encoded by the coding sequence ATGAACACGACCTTCGTCGGAATCGAGCTCAAACGCATCCTCCGTAACGGTGCCGGGCTGTTCTTCATCGCTGGGCTCCCGGCGGTGATGTACGTCGTCTTCGGCGCAGCCCAGTCCTACAAGGACGAAACTGTCGGCAGCGGCAACGTCGCCATGTACATCATGATCTCGATGGCGGCGTACGGCGCAGTCACCGCGACCACCAATATCGGCGGGACAGCGGCGGTGGAACGCATGCTCGGCTGGGGCCGGCAACTCGGACTCACGCCGCTACGCGACAGTGGCTACATCGCCATGAAGGCAATCACCGCCATTGCGATCGCGATCATTCCGGTCGCATTGATCTATGTCATTGGTGGGTTAACCGGGGCGAAAGGCGACGCCTCGAGTTGGGTCGTCAGCGCGATTTTGGTGATCGTCGCATCCGCGATATTCGCGCTGTTCGGATTGGCGATCGGCGCCGGATTCCGTTCCGAGACTGCGGTGAGCGCCGCCGGGGGAACTATCGTCGTCCTCGCGTTCCTGGGTAACGTGTTCATTCCGCTCAGCGGAGTCATGCTGGATATCGGCCGGTTCACGCCGCTGTACGGCGTGGTCGCGCTCGCCCGCTACCCGCTGACGGAAGGACGGCTGACCACGGACGAGGCCGACTCGCTGGGGCTCATCTTGGCTAATGTGGGCGTATGGACGGTGATCTTCGCGATCGCAGCGGTGCTGCTGGTGCGCAAGGGCCGCCAACGCCAGTGA
- a CDS encoding sensor histidine kinase produces the protein MTESAQGSRPRHAEDREHERRQLGWLLGSVWVLFLVYPLLSSLTADVSWGLRILAAVLTVGFGAFYVRTMWWMEGDALPPTGRAALRLLALVLVVLATSAIIGIEALGFSPFIVSYAVFAFSRALSVAVFALVLAATIIIPVAAREFDQWWFMTMIVVLVGVTTGAVRIITERAAVGELAKEQLAVVAERERVARDVHDVLGHSLTVVIVKAELAERLVRIDPERAERELSEITSLSREALAEVRATVGGLRVARLGDELDTARHALTTAGIEADIPDTPDAVDPRYRIIFAWVLREAITNVVRHSRASSCTVELTERRIRVIDDGTGRHTANEGNGLRGIRERVEAAAGRFSILPASTGAGIELKVEM, from the coding sequence GTGACAGAGTCCGCGCAGGGGAGTAGGCCGCGGCACGCTGAGGACCGCGAGCACGAACGTAGGCAACTCGGCTGGCTGCTGGGCTCCGTATGGGTGCTGTTCCTCGTCTACCCGCTGTTGTCATCGCTGACGGCCGACGTCAGTTGGGGGTTGCGGATCCTGGCCGCCGTCCTGACCGTGGGCTTTGGTGCGTTCTACGTACGCACGATGTGGTGGATGGAAGGCGACGCACTGCCGCCTACGGGACGTGCAGCGCTTCGCCTGCTCGCACTGGTGCTCGTCGTGCTCGCAACCTCGGCGATCATCGGAATCGAGGCGCTCGGATTCAGCCCGTTCATTGTTTCCTACGCCGTATTCGCGTTCTCTCGCGCGCTGAGCGTCGCCGTATTCGCGCTCGTGCTGGCCGCGACGATCATCATTCCGGTCGCGGCCCGCGAGTTCGATCAATGGTGGTTCATGACGATGATCGTCGTCCTCGTCGGAGTGACCACCGGTGCGGTGCGCATCATTACCGAACGCGCCGCCGTCGGTGAACTAGCCAAAGAACAGCTCGCGGTGGTGGCCGAACGCGAGCGGGTCGCGCGCGACGTACACGATGTACTCGGCCACAGCCTCACCGTGGTGATCGTGAAGGCAGAGCTGGCCGAGCGTCTGGTGCGGATCGATCCCGAGCGGGCCGAGCGGGAACTGAGCGAGATCACCTCACTCAGTCGCGAGGCGCTCGCGGAGGTACGCGCAACAGTCGGAGGTCTGCGCGTCGCGCGATTGGGCGATGAACTCGACACCGCCCGGCACGCGCTGACGACGGCAGGGATCGAGGCGGATATCCCCGATACGCCCGATGCTGTCGACCCGCGATACCGCATCATCTTCGCGTGGGTACTGCGTGAAGCAATCACGAACGTCGTACGGCACTCGCGCGCCAGCAGCTGCACGGTTGAGTTGACCGAACGTCGGATTCGGGTGATCGATGACGGCACCGGCCGCCATACGGCCAACGAAGGTAACGGATTGCGTGGCATCCGAGAACGGGTCGAGGCCGCTGCGGGACGCTTCAGCATCCTGCCGGCGAGCACCGGAGCAGGGATCGAACTCAAGGTGGAGATGTAG
- a CDS encoding response regulator transcription factor — protein MVRVLLADDQALVRGALAALLSMERDIEVVAEVGRGDEVVDAALAKSVEVCLLDIEMPGMDGIAVAEAMRTHMPTCRTLMVTTFGRPGYVRRALAAGAAGFIVKDTPAAELAEAVRRVHAGLRVVDPTLATDTLLEGHSPLTDREREVLAVALHGGTVARIAAQVHLSAGTVRNHLSSAIGKTNTSTRAEAARVAQENGWL, from the coding sequence ATGGTGCGAGTTCTATTGGCCGACGACCAAGCGCTGGTCCGTGGCGCGCTCGCGGCGCTGCTATCGATGGAACGCGATATTGAGGTGGTGGCCGAAGTCGGCCGCGGCGATGAGGTCGTCGATGCTGCATTGGCGAAGAGCGTAGAAGTGTGCTTGCTCGACATCGAGATGCCGGGCATGGACGGAATCGCAGTGGCTGAAGCGATGCGCACCCACATGCCGACATGCCGAACGTTGATGGTGACGACATTCGGACGTCCCGGATATGTTCGCCGCGCGCTCGCCGCCGGCGCCGCGGGGTTCATTGTGAAGGACACACCAGCGGCCGAACTGGCCGAAGCGGTGCGGCGGGTGCATGCGGGCCTACGGGTTGTTGACCCAACCCTGGCGACCGATACGTTGCTTGAGGGACATTCGCCGCTGACCGACCGCGAGCGTGAAGTGCTCGCGGTCGCGCTGCACGGGGGGACGGTGGCGCGGATCGCCGCTCAGGTGCATTTATCGGCCGGCACCGTACGCAATCACCTGTCCTCGGCGATCGGCAAGACAAATACGTCGACCCGTGCCGAGGCGGCACGGGTCGCGCAGGAAAACGGTTGGTTGTGA
- a CDS encoding phosphotransferase family protein — protein MTSDSPPIAGIEPEAVSAWLADNVSGFTGPAEFTLIAGGRSNLTYLVSDQSGQRLALRRPPTGSVLESAHDMGREWKFVSALQDSGVPVARARAFCDDHSVTGADFYVMDFVEGIVLASTEDALGIDESARYRASEQAADVLAALHSVDVNGLDVPGSRKTTGYIERQVDRWTKQVQSVMPPETDQVVRIAQKLVGDVPPQVTGIAHGDFRLGNMSITPAGEIVAVFDWELATVGDSMADLGWLLSSWSEPGEAANSATTNTPTQAPGFMTRDQVAQRYAEKSGNDISRLDFYVAFQRWRGACIQIGVRHRYEVGAMADDGYDHTVLNATVANSLEAAEQALK, from the coding sequence ATGACCTCTGATTCCCCACCGATTGCCGGAATCGAGCCGGAGGCCGTCTCCGCCTGGCTCGCCGACAATGTTTCCGGTTTCACCGGCCCGGCCGAGTTCACACTCATTGCCGGCGGCCGTTCCAATCTGACCTACCTCGTCAGCGACCAGTCGGGGCAGCGCCTCGCGCTGCGCCGTCCGCCGACCGGCAGCGTGCTGGAGTCCGCGCACGATATGGGTCGCGAGTGGAAGTTCGTCTCGGCCCTGCAGGACTCTGGCGTCCCGGTAGCTCGTGCACGTGCGTTCTGCGATGACCACTCGGTCACCGGCGCAGACTTCTACGTGATGGATTTCGTCGAGGGGATCGTGCTCGCTTCGACCGAGGACGCGCTCGGTATCGATGAGTCCGCTCGGTATCGCGCCAGCGAGCAGGCCGCCGACGTACTCGCCGCGCTGCATTCTGTTGACGTCAACGGGCTGGACGTGCCAGGTTCACGTAAGACGACCGGTTACATCGAGCGTCAGGTAGATCGGTGGACCAAGCAGGTTCAGTCCGTGATGCCGCCGGAGACCGACCAGGTCGTGCGGATTGCGCAGAAGCTCGTCGGCGATGTACCGCCGCAGGTCACTGGGATCGCGCACGGTGACTTCCGACTGGGCAACATGTCGATCACGCCCGCCGGTGAGATCGTTGCCGTTTTCGACTGGGAGTTGGCTACTGTCGGTGACAGCATGGCTGACCTCGGGTGGCTGCTGTCTTCATGGTCAGAGCCCGGTGAGGCCGCTAACAGCGCGACCACGAACACGCCGACCCAGGCTCCGGGGTTCATGACGCGCGATCAGGTCGCGCAGCGCTACGCCGAGAAGAGCGGTAACGACATCTCTCGCCTCGACTTCTACGTCGCGTTCCAGCGCTGGCGCGGCGCCTGCATCCAGATCGGCGTACGGCATCGTTATGAGGTCGGCGCGATGGCGGACGACGGCTATGACCACACCGTGCTCAACGCGACGGTCGCCAACTCGCTCGAAGCCGCGGAGCAGGCGCTCAAGTAA
- a CDS encoding glycosyltransferase: protein MTSRLRIACVSLHTSPTDMPGQGDAGGMNVVELNQALALGRSGHSVDLITRRASDDQPALSEVAGGVRLRLIDAGPPRPMAKSAQEAVLDEFRAGLARLEPYDVVVSQHWMSGVAALPIARGWSVPHLQSYHSIAAPVGADLSAGEPPESAGREAGERLLARESDAIITISRAEARTVIERLGADPARVHVVPPGVDHEVFVPQLQRAHPPYVAYAARLQPLKAPDLAVRAIAAVPPEIRPELHIAGDTSADFADYGAELQALVDELGVRDKVRFVGSFDRPGLAEFLGRAVLTIVPSYSETFGLVALESAACGTPVIASAVGGLVEAVADDVSGTLMHTRDPAAWGGEIARLSGDPAAWRALVSGAQQHAATFGWDASADGLLGVLARVVGRG, encoded by the coding sequence GTGACCTCTCGCTTGCGCATCGCGTGCGTCTCGCTACATACCTCGCCCACGGATATGCCCGGACAGGGCGACGCGGGCGGGATGAACGTCGTGGAGCTGAATCAGGCGCTCGCGCTGGGTAGGAGCGGACACAGCGTCGATTTGATTACCCGGCGGGCCAGCGACGATCAGCCCGCCCTCAGCGAGGTCGCCGGAGGAGTCCGGCTGCGGCTCATCGACGCCGGTCCGCCGCGACCGATGGCCAAAAGCGCTCAAGAAGCCGTCTTGGATGAGTTCCGCGCAGGTCTGGCACGGCTCGAGCCGTACGACGTAGTGGTCTCCCAGCACTGGATGTCCGGTGTCGCAGCGCTGCCGATCGCGCGGGGTTGGTCAGTGCCGCATCTGCAGAGTTACCACTCGATCGCCGCCCCCGTCGGCGCCGATCTATCGGCGGGCGAGCCGCCGGAATCGGCCGGGCGTGAAGCAGGGGAGCGGCTGCTGGCGCGTGAATCAGATGCGATCATCACGATCAGCCGGGCAGAAGCGCGCACGGTCATCGAGCGCCTCGGCGCCGACCCGGCACGGGTACACGTCGTCCCGCCCGGGGTCGACCACGAGGTATTCGTACCGCAACTGCAGCGCGCGCACCCGCCGTACGTGGCATATGCGGCGCGACTGCAACCGCTGAAGGCCCCGGACCTCGCAGTGCGCGCCATCGCGGCCGTCCCGCCCGAGATCCGGCCCGAACTGCATATCGCCGGCGACACGTCGGCGGATTTCGCCGACTACGGCGCGGAACTGCAGGCCCTCGTCGACGAACTGGGTGTGCGCGACAAGGTGCGATTCGTGGGCTCCTTCGACCGGCCCGGGCTCGCTGAATTTCTCGGGCGCGCCGTGCTGACCATCGTGCCGTCGTACTCCGAGACCTTCGGGCTCGTCGCGTTGGAGTCTGCCGCGTGCGGCACCCCGGTGATCGCCTCGGCGGTTGGCGGCCTGGTCGAAGCGGTCGCCGATGACGTGTCAGGAACCTTGATGCATACGCGCGATCCAGCGGCATGGGGGGGCGAGATCGCACGATTGAGCGGTGATCCCGCAGCCTGGCGTGCGCTGGTGAGCGGTGCGCAGCAGCACGCTGCGACGTTCGGCTGGGACGCGTCCGCCGACGGATTACTCGGCGTTCTCGCGCGCGTAGTGGGGCGCGGATGA
- a CDS encoding PIG-L deacetylase family protein, translating into MSIFDGVRRVLFVHAHPDDETIATGALIAELVSRGVEVGVLTATRGEMGEVVEGPLQHLAGTDELRQVRANELRAALHALRVTWHAYLGEPPARARGLAARNYHDSGMRWIRPGLAGPDENVSAEALTSADLDEVADDIAASISAYAPDLVITYDEGGGYGHPDHIACYEATRRAITATGTRLAVVITDEDAATDGERVDGARHLETLTEALRAHATQVRVDGADIVHSGGQRERIVTHALLRPEIGDARG; encoded by the coding sequence ATGAGCATCTTCGATGGTGTGCGGCGAGTGCTGTTCGTACACGCGCACCCGGACGACGAAACCATCGCGACCGGGGCATTAATCGCCGAGCTTGTCAGCCGGGGAGTTGAGGTCGGTGTGCTGACCGCGACGCGCGGGGAGATGGGCGAGGTCGTCGAGGGTCCGCTGCAACACCTCGCCGGTACGGATGAGTTACGTCAGGTACGCGCCAACGAATTACGTGCGGCACTGCACGCGCTGCGGGTCACCTGGCACGCCTACTTGGGCGAACCACCTGCTCGCGCTCGTGGACTCGCCGCGCGTAACTATCACGATTCGGGTATGCGATGGATCCGGCCTGGCCTAGCGGGTCCCGATGAAAACGTGTCGGCCGAGGCACTGACCAGCGCCGACCTCGATGAGGTAGCCGACGATATCGCGGCTTCGATATCGGCCTATGCACCCGACCTCGTCATCACGTACGACGAAGGGGGCGGGTACGGGCATCCCGATCACATCGCGTGTTACGAAGCTACCCGGCGCGCGATCACCGCGACCGGGACTCGCCTCGCCGTCGTGATTACCGACGAGGACGCAGCCACCGATGGCGAACGGGTGGACGGCGCGCGCCACCTGGAAACCCTCACCGAGGCGCTGCGCGCGCACGCGACTCAGGTGCGGGTAGATGGCGCGGACATCGTGCATAGCGGCGGTCAGCGCGAGCGGATCGTGACGCACGCCCTCCTGCGCCCGGAAATCGGCGACGCGCGCGGTTAA
- a CDS encoding 3-oxoacid CoA-transferase subunit B — protein sequence MTTSPTRPGWTPQQIAARIAADIPDGSYVNLGIGRPTEVANALPADREILLHSENGILGMGPAPAAGDEDWDLINAGKQPVTLLTGGSYFHHTDSFMIMRGGHLDVSVLGAFEVAVNGDLANWSTGNMSRLPGVGGAMDLAVGAKSVYVSMTHNSPTGVSKLVETCSYPLTATNVVDRVYTELGVFSVDGAEFTVLDLAPGVTFEHVRSVTDAPLCS from the coding sequence GTGACGACGTCACCGACGAGGCCGGGATGGACGCCGCAGCAGATCGCGGCACGGATTGCCGCCGACATCCCGGACGGGTCCTATGTCAATCTCGGGATCGGCCGACCGACGGAGGTCGCCAACGCGTTGCCGGCCGATCGTGAGATCCTGTTGCACTCGGAGAACGGAATTCTCGGCATGGGTCCGGCACCGGCTGCCGGTGATGAGGACTGGGACCTGATCAACGCCGGTAAGCAGCCGGTCACGCTGCTGACGGGTGGATCGTACTTCCACCACACCGATTCCTTCATGATCATGCGCGGAGGCCACCTGGATGTATCCGTGCTCGGCGCGTTCGAGGTGGCGGTGAACGGGGACCTGGCGAACTGGTCCACCGGAAATATGTCCCGTCTGCCCGGTGTTGGCGGAGCGATGGATCTCGCCGTCGGCGCGAAATCGGTGTACGTGTCGATGACGCACAACTCGCCCACTGGCGTCAGCAAATTGGTCGAGACCTGCTCCTATCCGCTTACTGCGACTAACGTAGTCGACCGCGTCTATACCGAACTCGGCGTGTTCAGCGTCGACGGCGCCGAGTTCACCGTGCTGGATCTGGCTCCGGGAGTGACGTTCGAGCATGTGCGATCGGTGACCGACGCACCGTTGTGCAGTTAA
- a CDS encoding 3-oxoacid CoA-transferase subunit A — MIDKRVSSCAEALSTVQDGDTILLGGFGGAGMPRELIAALLDSGARKLTLVTNNAGGDGTPIATLIWEKRVAKLVCSYPRSVDRANWVLERWQDGSFQLELVPQGTLSERMRAAGAGLGGFFTPTAGGTQLAEGKETRVINGREHVFEEPLAGDYALIKAKRADRWGNLVYNKAQRSFGPTMATAATTTIVEVDEIVGLGELDPEHIVTPGIFVDKVVEIGVQAS, encoded by the coding sequence GTGATTGACAAACGAGTTTCGTCCTGCGCCGAGGCGCTGAGCACCGTGCAGGACGGCGACACCATCCTGCTTGGCGGGTTCGGCGGTGCGGGTATGCCGCGGGAGCTGATCGCAGCGTTATTGGACAGCGGCGCGCGCAAGTTGACCTTGGTGACCAATAACGCGGGCGGCGATGGGACGCCGATCGCAACGTTGATCTGGGAGAAGCGGGTCGCCAAACTCGTCTGTTCCTATCCTCGTTCGGTGGACCGCGCGAATTGGGTGCTTGAGCGGTGGCAGGACGGATCGTTCCAGCTCGAGCTGGTGCCACAGGGCACGCTGAGCGAGCGGATGCGTGCCGCTGGTGCCGGACTCGGCGGATTCTTCACCCCGACTGCGGGCGGTACGCAGTTGGCAGAAGGCAAGGAGACGCGTGTCATCAACGGCCGGGAGCATGTTTTCGAGGAGCCACTTGCTGGTGATTACGCACTGATCAAAGCAAAGCGCGCCGATCGGTGGGGCAACCTCGTGTACAACAAGGCACAACGGAGTTTCGGGCCGACGATGGCGACTGCAGCCACCACGACGATCGTCGAAGTCGACGAAATCGTGGGCCTGGGTGAGTTGGATCCCGAACACATCGTCACTCCCGGAATCTTCGTGGACAAGGTCGTAGAGATTGGGGTGCAGGCATCGTGA